One Chromobacterium paludis genomic window carries:
- a CDS encoding transposase, protein MLESINDIFNGLYFRPSIPPEHLLPASLLQVLYSIHAEHLQGEQLDYILFFRRFTSLYADARVWNHISFS, encoded by the coding sequence GTGCTCGAGTCGATTAATGATATCTTTAACGGCCTGTATTTCCGGCCTTCGATTCCGCCGGAACATCTACTGCCCGCATCATTGCTGCAAGTGCTCTACTCCATTCACGCCGAGCATTTACAAGGCGAACAGCTGGATTACATCCTTTTCTTCCGTCGGTTTACCAGCCTGTACGCTGATGCACGCGTCTGGAACCATATCAGCTTCTCATAG
- a CDS encoding glycosyltransferase family A protein — translation MADIQFYILSRDRPKYIEQTIQSVLDEGYDNVEVIVSDNSLGCEVQLLISERFPQVKYIKRLDLPSRDHFNLVIKEASSEFLVMFHDDDMVLPGYLEVLHGALIKNTKASAVACNSYVVDEGGIITREFIATEMGPRKIETPKILAQEYLRIFTGSHPPFPTYMYRTSMVKECILNDDLGGKHSDLSFLLQVLANGELIWLSHILAKYRVHNSSDSSKESLADRKRILNFLLSSKLITKNNLDYHEYKVYSELRWHYCYWKKGKRRTLNYWRAAQGSIWRLCNLLINRPKIISTLYKKVTYVLRLQSFQ, via the coding sequence ATGGCTGATATACAATTTTATATTCTTAGTCGTGATAGGCCAAAATATATCGAGCAGACGATTCAATCAGTATTGGATGAAGGTTATGATAATGTTGAGGTAATTGTCTCTGATAATTCATTAGGATGTGAAGTTCAATTGTTGATTAGCGAGAGGTTTCCTCAGGTAAAATACATAAAAAGATTAGACTTGCCTTCAAGAGATCACTTCAATTTAGTGATAAAGGAGGCTTCGAGTGAATTTTTGGTAATGTTTCATGATGATGACATGGTTCTGCCAGGGTATTTAGAGGTATTGCATGGAGCGTTAATCAAAAATACAAAAGCTTCTGCGGTGGCTTGTAATTCTTATGTTGTTGATGAGGGGGGGATTATAACGCGGGAATTTATCGCTACTGAAATGGGCCCACGTAAGATTGAGACGCCGAAGATTCTTGCTCAGGAGTATTTACGCATATTTACAGGATCGCATCCGCCATTTCCAACGTACATGTATAGAACGTCAATGGTTAAAGAATGCATATTGAATGACGATCTTGGTGGAAAACACTCGGACTTATCCTTCCTTCTCCAAGTTCTTGCAAATGGTGAGTTAATATGGCTTAGCCATATACTTGCGAAGTATAGAGTTCACAATAGTAGTGACAGTAGTAAGGAGTCACTAGCAGATAGGAAAAGAATCTTGAACTTCCTATTAAGTTCAAAGCTGATTACAAAAAATAATTTAGATTATCATGAGTACAAAGTATATTCAGAACTAAGATGGCATTATTGCTATTGGAAAAAAGGAAAACGTAGAACGTTAAATTATTGGCGAGCAGCGCAGGGTTCAATTTGGCGATTATGTAATCTCTTGATTAATCGACCGAAAATAATTTCGACTCTATATAAAAAGGTTACATATGTTTTACGATTGCAGTCCTTTCAATAA
- a CDS encoding glycosyltransferase family 17 protein: protein MFYDCSPFNNENLIAKIKINENKSSGIHTCVTESNKTFRYDNKNYAFSLECDNSYLTYHKVDGNQLFVGKKIRISRKPWFIKYDVNPWTNEAIQRNLACSFLDVKDDDTIILSDIDEIIDQRVFPDLIELTKKHGIITIGLRFTLFYLNLFSKNWPGPERYSYRVFLMTGKVFKSLKMTSDQLRKKGEAGKLINEIYCHDGYSGFHHSWLGDIDFVKNKLLSYAHSKDDHVGSIFMPNGDVDMCSLKKYILGGKSIFPNHQLYVDDSVPQLNSIAKDHESFTQYFI from the coding sequence ATGTTTTACGATTGCAGTCCTTTCAATAATGAGAATTTAATTGCAAAAATTAAAATTAATGAAAACAAATCGAGTGGCATTCATACTTGTGTGACAGAGTCAAATAAGACATTCCGCTATGATAATAAAAACTACGCCTTTTCACTTGAGTGCGATAATTCTTATTTAACATATCATAAAGTTGACGGTAATCAGCTTTTTGTAGGTAAAAAAATTCGAATCTCGAGAAAACCATGGTTTATTAAGTACGATGTAAACCCGTGGACAAATGAGGCCATACAAAGAAATTTAGCATGTTCATTTTTAGATGTGAAGGATGATGACACAATTATACTGTCAGATATTGATGAAATTATTGATCAGAGAGTTTTTCCTGACCTTATAGAATTAACGAAGAAGCATGGAATTATAACAATTGGACTTCGCTTCACGCTCTTTTACCTAAATTTATTTTCAAAAAATTGGCCAGGGCCTGAGCGTTATTCATATCGAGTTTTTTTAATGACTGGTAAAGTATTTAAATCATTAAAGATGACATCTGATCAGTTAAGGAAAAAGGGGGAGGCTGGAAAATTAATAAATGAGATTTATTGCCATGATGGATACTCGGGTTTTCATCATTCTTGGCTAGGAGATATTGATTTCGTTAAAAATAAACTACTATCATATGCGCATTCTAAAGACGACCATGTCGGAAGCATATTTATGCCGAATGGTGATGTGGATATGTGTAGTCTAAAAAAATATATATTAGGAGGTAAGTCTATATTTCCGAATCATCAACTTTATGTTGATGATTCAGTCCCACAGTTAAATTCTATTGCCAAAGACCATGAATCATTTACGCAATATTTTATATAA
- a CDS encoding oligosaccharide flippase family protein, with protein MNHLRNILYKIINGTLSGGIIFGVLALVLTNAINVVLHPLLLNFFGLHYYGAWTLINTVCTYIALSNLGIPSSLTVLSHVPLFEKLKIKLIWNSLFLLIIVSLFLTIALLIVSYFNGEHYILMALGVNGDNVIYKLLIASLAVLLAKFPIQALITSFNIYQRQIPGKVFDILFSGITLLSFIICYARKLSIVDYVWIIFSLNLVIFFGIYFYFRKTIKKVNFFDFSYFDSQFAAKILTGGAGFLILGLPVTLGWSVDNLIISHYLGLNEVANFSFATKILLIPYGFLNLYSVSLFSIYGHKYAQGLFKWIAASYKKGLHLLTLLNGYILLLALVFSDNIIKLWTHSALINIDPYLLMALTFYVFSLPSVNQSSALLTGLNQKKETIFFSYIELTLHIVLSIILVKLMGIAGIGVAMAISSIAVPYLFLPLILSSKYSWFSYKDSLISFKMLFLSFSPAVALVYIFNSYLFMNGFFIYKIITFVSAISIFTILSFVLCNNRAIADLKKLWSERSHAK; from the coding sequence ATGAATCATTTACGCAATATTTTATATAAAATAATTAACGGCACATTGTCAGGCGGTATTATATTTGGTGTCTTGGCACTTGTTTTAACTAATGCAATCAATGTAGTACTACATCCACTTTTATTAAATTTCTTTGGACTACATTATTATGGGGCATGGACATTAATCAACACAGTATGCACATACATTGCACTTAGTAACCTAGGAATACCTTCGTCATTGACTGTATTGTCTCATGTTCCTTTGTTTGAGAAGTTGAAGATAAAATTAATTTGGAATTCACTATTCCTGTTGATTATTGTTTCATTATTTTTAACTATAGCTCTGCTAATCGTAAGTTATTTTAATGGTGAACATTATATCTTAATGGCGCTAGGTGTTAATGGTGATAATGTAATATATAAGCTATTAATTGCTTCACTTGCAGTATTGCTTGCTAAGTTTCCGATTCAAGCCTTAATAACGTCGTTTAATATCTACCAAAGGCAAATTCCAGGGAAAGTATTTGATATTTTATTTTCTGGCATAACGTTGCTTAGCTTTATAATATGTTACGCAAGAAAATTAAGCATTGTAGATTATGTTTGGATTATATTTTCATTAAATTTAGTTATTTTCTTTGGCATTTACTTCTATTTTAGAAAAACAATTAAGAAAGTGAATTTTTTTGACTTCTCATACTTCGATAGTCAATTTGCTGCAAAAATTTTAACTGGAGGTGCAGGATTCTTAATACTGGGGTTGCCAGTAACTCTTGGGTGGTCCGTTGATAATTTAATAATTTCACACTACCTAGGATTAAATGAAGTTGCAAATTTTTCATTTGCAACTAAAATTCTATTGATACCATATGGTTTTTTGAACTTGTATTCTGTCTCCCTATTTAGTATCTACGGGCACAAATATGCACAGGGATTATTTAAGTGGATTGCGGCATCATATAAAAAGGGACTTCATTTACTAACATTATTAAACGGCTATATTTTATTACTAGCCCTAGTTTTCAGTGATAATATAATTAAGCTATGGACACACTCTGCCTTAATTAATATAGATCCATACCTGCTTATGGCGCTCACTTTTTACGTTTTTTCATTGCCTTCTGTTAATCAGTCCTCGGCATTGCTTACAGGATTAAATCAAAAAAAAGAGACAATATTTTTCTCATACATAGAGCTTACGCTTCATATTGTTTTATCGATCATCTTAGTAAAATTAATGGGAATAGCAGGGATTGGTGTTGCAATGGCCATCTCATCAATTGCTGTGCCATATTTATTTCTGCCGCTTATTCTTTCTTCTAAATACTCCTGGTTTAGTTATAAGGATTCCTTAATTTCATTTAAAATGTTGTTTCTGTCATTTTCTCCCGCAGTAGCATTGGTATATATATTTAATAGTTACCTCTTTATGAACGGATTTTTCATTTATAAAATAATAACATTTGTTTCTGCTATAAGTATATTTACCATCTTATCATTTGTACTGTGTAATAATCGAGCTATTGCAGACTTAAAAAAATTATGGAGTGAAAGAAGTCATGCTAAATAA
- a CDS encoding glycosyltransferase family 10 domain-containing protein, whose translation MIKILIKHAPNICKEILERQIPDSWGMNWGGVGFTFDESEAYDWVAVMHHSALQERFISRVPKERCIYISMEPCENLCNVSPHFISQFGVVIASDEKIIHPNLIHCNVHTWWVGLSVVINNGRHNLMLNSGKDFNFFENYPEVSQYNKACIISSGKSIFPGHEKRNKFIEEIKKSRIGDLIDIYGHGGMRFDDKLDVIKRYKFCIVVENGRHKGYWSEKLADTFLSGSRPIYYGCPDIHEFFPEKSVLSIDIEKIEGVIEIVDELISGKLKYFDQDGLKTAKERILYKYNFYNLIAEYCQSKDYEEFGEVKLFPNVKFYRGKFYYFLKSTYMKIKKILFR comes from the coding sequence ATGATCAAGATTCTAATAAAGCATGCTCCAAATATTTGCAAAGAAATTCTAGAAAGGCAAATACCTGATTCATGGGGTATGAATTGGGGGGGGGTGGGTTTTACTTTTGATGAGAGTGAGGCATATGATTGGGTTGCAGTTATGCATCACTCTGCACTACAAGAGCGATTTATTTCACGCGTCCCTAAAGAGAGATGTATATATATATCAATGGAACCATGTGAAAATCTTTGTAATGTTAGCCCACACTTTATAAGTCAATTTGGTGTAGTTATCGCATCAGATGAGAAAATAATTCATCCTAATTTAATTCATTGCAATGTCCATACATGGTGGGTTGGTTTGTCTGTTGTAATAAATAATGGACGGCATAACTTGATGTTAAATTCAGGGAAAGATTTCAACTTTTTTGAGAATTACCCAGAAGTAAGTCAATATAATAAAGCCTGCATTATTTCAAGTGGGAAATCAATTTTTCCTGGGCATGAAAAACGAAATAAATTTATAGAGGAAATCAAAAAATCAAGAATTGGTGATTTAATTGATATTTATGGCCATGGTGGAATGAGATTTGATGATAAGCTCGATGTGATAAAAAGATATAAGTTTTGTATCGTTGTTGAGAATGGTCGTCATAAGGGATACTGGTCAGAAAAGCTTGCCGATACTTTTCTTAGTGGCTCTAGACCAATCTACTATGGCTGTCCTGACATACACGAATTTTTTCCAGAAAAATCTGTTTTATCAATTGACATTGAGAAGATCGAAGGCGTAATAGAGATAGTCGATGAACTAATATCAGGGAAGTTGAAATATTTTGATCAAGATGGGCTTAAGACTGCCAAGGAGAGAATACTTTACAAGTATAATTTTTATAATTTAATTGCAGAATACTGCCAGTCTAAAGACTATGAAGAATTTGGAGAAGTAAAGTTATTTCCGAATGTTAAGTTTTATAGAGGAAAATTTTATTATTTTTTAAAATCAACGTATATGAAAATTAAAAAAATACTCTTCAGGTGA